Proteins encoded by one window of Bactrocera oleae isolate idBacOlea1 chromosome 4, idBacOlea1, whole genome shotgun sequence:
- the TpnC4 gene encoding troponin C codes for MTEAEYDKEQLRIMRNAFKAFDHDERGHIEYNDVQTILEILGQKLDDKAIKALIKEVDKSNSGKLDFSQFCKLAARFVEVEEDTPALVGELKEAFRVYDKEGKGYLTVQVLRDILRELDDKLSASDLDMIIEEIDADGSGTVDFDEFMQVMTG; via the exons atg ACGGAAGCAGAATACGATAAGGAACAGCTGCGAA TTATGCGCAATGCCTTCAAAGCGTTCGATCATGATGAGCGTGGCCATATTGAATACAATGATGTACAGACCATTCTCGAGATACTCGGCCAAAAGCTGGATGACAAAGCTATTAAAGCGTTAATCAAGGAGGTCGACAAGTCGAACTCGGGCAAATTAGATTTCTCACAATTCTGCAAATTGGCCGCACGCTTTGTGGAAGTCGAAGAGGATACGCCGGCATTGGTCGGCGAATTGAAGGAAGCGTTTCGCGTTTATGATAAGGAGGGTAAGGGCTATCTGACGGTGCAAGTACTTCGTGACATTCTACGTGAATTGGATGATAAACTATCGGCCAGCGATTTGGATATGATCATCGAGGAAATTGATGCGGACGGCTCTGGCACCGTCGATTTCGATG AATTCATGCAAGTGATGACAG GTTAA